GTGCATTGGACTCTAACCAACTAGTCAGTGCGCCCTGCCGGGCGCACCCAAAAAAAATGCCGCCCTGCGGACAGGGCGGCATGGTGAGAAAGAGCGGAGGTTACTTCTTCGCCAAAGCACTCTCGTCTTTGAACCCAGTAGCCGCGGCTTGCTTCTTACTCCAATCCTTCGGCTTGCCGCTGTCCCAGGCCGACCAGTCCTCTTCCAGGGTGTCCTTTTCCGGCACGGGCCGATTCAAGAAGGGCGCCTTCGTCGGCTGATAGTCCTGATCTTTAACAATCGTGGGCGTGATGAAGAGAACGAGATCGGTCTTTGACCGATCCTTGGAATCATGCCGGAAAAGGTATCCCAGCACCGGGATGTCACCGAGGAGCGGAACCTTGGTGTTTGCCTGATTGATTTGGTCCTGAATCAGACCGCCCATGACCAGCGAGTTGCCGCTGGGGATCATCACGTGCGTGGTCAGATTGCGCGTAAGGAAGGAGTCCACTTCGTTGTCAACGCCCGCGATGGTGGACGTGAACGAGGGACCGAGTTTCGTGATAGATGGGGTGACGGTTAGATTGACATAGTCATTGGCCGAAATGCGGGGGGTCACTTCGAGGCGAATGGTCAGGTTCGAATACGTGATCTGCGAACCACCGGTCGTGTTCGCCGTGCCCGCCGAGACATTCACGATGGGATAGAGCATGCCGACCTCGACGGTGGCTTTTTCGTTGTCCAGCGTGACAGATCGTGGAGAGGAGATTTCTCTCACTTCGGAGTATGTATTGAGGAAGGAGATGATCGCGCTGACGCCGTCAGCGTTGAGAAACGCCATGGACGGGTTGAAGACGCTGCCTTGACTGAGGTTCATCAGGAGCTTTGTTGGGCTATCCAACAAGGCGCCGGGCGCCGGTGCACTTTCGATCGGAGTTAACGGTAATGATTCGCCTCCAGGTGCGCGCGTGAACCCGTTATTGCCCATCGTAACGCGCTGAGCCTCCAGAGTGCTGGCCCAATCAACTCCTTTCATCGTCTTGGGATTCACGGTCGTCTCCAGGATTCTCGCTTCAATCAGCACTTGCCTGGTGATGGTGTCGAGACGGGTGACGAGCTCGTCCACAGCCACAAGCTCAGGTTCCGTCGCCACCACAACCAACTGGCTGGTGCGGACATCCGGCATGACTTTGCTGCGCTTATCGGTCAGAATGCTCTGCGCCGCGGCGACTACGTTCGAGGGAGGAGCGTACTTGAGCTGGATGATCTTCGTAAAGAGCGGGGGCGGCGCGGCCGGATCTTTGACCGTGACGCGGGCGATCTTGCTCTTGGGATCATCCACTAATTGCAGGGTGTAGTTGTTGAGCAAGGCGTTGAGTGCCTGCTCGGCGGTGACATTCTCCCAGCGAATGGTCACGGAGGGCTGCGGTGTCACTTTGCCATCGGGTCCTACCTGGCCGAAGCCGATCTTCGGATCAAGCACATAGTTGATTTCGGCCTGGCGGGCGAGGTTGCGGATGGCGTCGGTCAGCGGCACATCCTCAATGGTGATGAGCGGGATCGGGGTGCCCGGACTGGTCTCGCTGGCGGCATCGGTGGCCGGTGCGGCGGGCTGAGCGGCATCATTGGCCGCAACCGCCGGGGCGGCCGGGGCCGGCGTCGGGACCTCGGCTACGGGAGCTGGGGCCGGTGCCTCGGTCGCAGCCGGACTGCTGGCGGCGGCTGTCTCGGCGGCTGGCGCCGGTGCTGCCGCTGCGTCAGGCGTGGCCGCCGGCGCCGGAGGAGCGTCGGGCACTGCCGCGGGTGGGGCAGCATCGCTGGCTGGGGTGGCTGGTGCATCGCCGGTGGGCGAGGTGGTTTGGGCAAAGCCAGCCAAACTGCAGGCGACCATCCCAACGAACGTGAGGGCGAGGATTATACGTTTCATGTAATTAAATTAGTTTTGCTTGCGACCGGACCATGACACATTGCTGTTTCATTGCCGCACCTTTGAGCAGTCATAGTGCCAATAGCCCAAATACCGGGAGGACTCCACGATACGGGCCTGAAAATGCCCACTGATCGGAAAAGGCTGTCTACCATTGAGACAACAAATGAAACGCTAAGCCAGCACGGGCCGCAAAAGGACTCCCTGCCCCAAGGGGAGTCCCATAATGATGCTGGGCCATGCCGATCCGCCAATGCGGCCAATGCCTCCCAGGGGGTGAGGTTGCTGTTGAATTAATGCACGTGGCTGTCTCATTTTCTGGCGCCAACCGAGGCCGGGCAGCTTGCATTCCGTCAATCCGGCGGCATCTTAATGGGAACAGAGCGTTCCGGCGCCAGGCCGGATGCGCGACATACTTGGGAATGGAAGACAAAAAACCTATGGCTCTAAAGAATGCTCCAGATCTGACTCAACGTCCGCCGCGCAGCCCGCGCGTGCGGTTAGGCGGCTACGTCATCTTGCCGCGCATGCTGGACAAAGGCCGCGCGACGGTTGCCGGCCGGAATGGCGAATACAATTACGCCTGTCCGGTTGACCAGCGTTTCCTGGATTTCGTGGGTGTCAAGGCCGGGGCGGTCAAGCGGCAGCTTGCGGCGGGCAAGAGTGACGGCGAGGTCCTTGCCTGGATTCAAAAGCACGCCCAGCACAAGCGCACAGAACCCGAAATCCGAATGTGGTCGGCCTGTCAGGAACAACGGGCGCCCGCCGATACCGAATCACGCGAGTTCTTCCACAAGGTGCACAGCAAGATTGCGCCCAAACGCGAGGACATCTCGACTTGGTTTGACTTGCTGGACCTGGATGACCACGTGACGTTCGGCGGCATGGCGTAACCTCTCGCGACGCCAGCGCTGACCCGCCGCGCAGCGGCCAATCACGCCACGCTGGCGGTTTCCGCGCCGGCCTGACTCCCGACCGGGGGCGGGGCTGCCGGCGCCGTTACGTACGGCTCAATCGAGTCGAGGCGATGACGGTGCACGACTTCGTGGACTTCGAACTCGACTTCGTCGCCGACTTTGTGCCCGAGTAGCGCCTGGGCCATTGGCGAAAGGTAGCTCACGACCTCCTTATCCGGTTCGGAATCCCAGGCGCCGAGGATTACAATCCGCTCCGGCTGGCCAGTCACCAAATCGGTGGCGCGCACCACGGTGCCGACGCCCGCCACGTCCGTCCTCACCCCGGCAAAGTCCGTGCCGCGGGCCCGGACCAGCTCCGTTTCCAGGTCCGCCTTCCGGCGCATGAGCAGCTTCTGCATTTCCTTGGCGGCCTTGTATTCATGGTTCTCGCTCAAGTCACCGTAGCTGCGTGCCAGGGCGATTTCCTTGGAATTGGCCGGGATCTTCTTTTCCACCAGCTCGCGGTATTCGCACTTGCGCCGCTCCAGGCTGGCCCAGGAAACCATCAGCGTGGCCTCCTGCCGGGGTTGTTCGCCCGAGATGAGCACCTGGATCGCCGGATAGCTTTTCACGATGCGGGCCAGGAGCGAACGCTTGTCCATGTCGTCAAATGAAGGCGAGAGCTGCAATGCTCGCGTCAGGTCTTTGATGACTTCCAGGTCGGCTGAGCCGATCAGCTCCACCAGCAGCTCGTGGTCGTCGAGAATGTAATCCCGCAGGCGGTTGGAGCGCCGCTCGTTGAACTGATCGCGTTCCATAGCGGTGAGCATGGCGCGGAAGACCTCCGGGCCGAGGATGTCGGCGAAAGAATCGTCCCGGTCTTTTGCCAGCCACAACAGCAACTCGCTGCTGGCGTTGTGCTGGCTGATGAGCCGCGCCACGGTGTCCTTGAGCTGCTGCATCTGGCCGGTCTCAATCAGGAGGCCGGCCAGCTCGCGGCAGAGCCTCGCTGGGACGGTGTTCAGCCCTG
Above is a genomic segment from Candidatus Paceibacterota bacterium containing:
- a CDS encoding DUF5069 domain-containing protein; translated protein: MALKNAPDLTQRPPRSPRVRLGGYVILPRMLDKGRATVAGRNGEYNYACPVDQRFLDFVGVKAGAVKRQLAAGKSDGEVLAWIQKHAQHKRTEPEIRMWSACQEQRAPADTESREFFHKVHSKIAPKREDISTWFDLLDLDDHVTFGGMA
- a CDS encoding GreA/GreB family elongation factor encodes the protein MREEFEKMAAAGKLERHHIEPLVQLTTTGFCMHRSWGFGRIKTMDPVFGRFTIDFDNKADHTMDLAFAAESLKPIPRDHILARKASDPAALRQMAAAQPLELVKLVVTSYGGKATVDQIQHALVPDVIGMDWKKWWELARRELKKDGHFQVPLKKSLPVIYQVQEVSLQDRLMEGFRTAKGLKARVAVATELLRNVDDLADKTAAGREVVALLNVEIPSYQRTQPAVALEAIFARDDLRGATGLPPGEGEVTAQTIWTQDAQFGPLLEQLPSSKHRRALESFKAANPEHWHDAVRTGLNTVPARLCRELAGLLIETGQMQQLKDTVARLISQHNASSELLLWLAKDRDDSFADILGPEVFRAMLTAMERDQFNERRSNRLRDYILDDHELLVELIGSADLEVIKDLTRALQLSPSFDDMDKRSLLARIVKSYPAIQVLISGEQPRQEATLMVSWASLERRKCEYRELVEKKIPANSKEIALARSYGDLSENHEYKAAKEMQKLLMRRKADLETELVRARGTDFAGVRTDVAGVGTVVRATDLVTGQPERIVILGAWDSEPDKEVVSYLSPMAQALLGHKVGDEVEFEVHEVVHRHRLDSIEPYVTAPAAPPPVGSQAGAETASVA